A window from Fibrobacter sp. UWB11 encodes these proteins:
- a CDS encoding choice-of-anchor X domain-containing protein, which translates to MKYFIFILFVFSAAFAAESPFSRIRITAYDSDGIPSEEVHDVSICLERNPTAEEKRKYEEVIGFYADGMYEATNGANFIGNVIIYSGSKNCSNTDIDWNKSGRWPGASGSFYQGWGGIGVSDIWFDGYNHYPKMDDEKERFNFGITLVHETMHFRYGIDDDYSKTSSENFGVRLMADPAKEVITVSLLNLDDESIYRFKTWLLTTFSNGAPVYFFPIKDGRVPEGLDLGPVPLGREKDFGHFVTDYFIIDQVDASLLDNGIYSFKLKKSNGERVVMKDSGLDAWGFDRPDNVAVAHSLMNYQYDVATSSICDPYNIQWQWANLSTSFNINPSSPLSICCRDADGNLLSAWDILTRNPKTNLVNGVYPGDDFRYWYRSLIKKKPKETDVFRTKSFLMNYDEYTGKTLAGYAEWVRDETCGNEKKYDLPYMKVELAGRSPSEYRTETHKHLNIQWLDESKMETIVLIDRSSSMSKVFKDHLGNIIKKNEGGTMKKIDMARMAAKFVSQGFVDLSWTPSASDETKSNVSVGVYAFNKNLFDVYAIQKSPNSDDIDMKIDGVTTKGATALFDAVYTVLDYFSDNPASKKMLYVISDGLDVSSTHTKEEVIRRYRNKDVAIHTFAYGNDADVELLSSMAAETNGSFYEDDARFPLKITDVVSTALSSFPDNEQLMSASVAANQTSAEVYVPSRTKYAKIYGSYKGTAISTPVEIISKSGTVLPMLIKNNASLNENYFVAEVDSITLANLSQSVIKVKNKLVDEIIDLRIIATNEYHEHSLNVKMTPMGSFEWPVQKSFVASVRKNESLLADVAFFGKLVDPDGVAQTFTLRDDGRNGDFRAGDGIYFATLPPINKNGPYQWEIFASNKNGRAHTTRVGSSLPASYPFVERIDYTPFELVRNGQFVVRGCCKDEPSEKLIQLPPETRVNAFLQSGSDEDRFEIIGTQVGKSYSLRLSSMDLSSFDKIQVYSAVNKSVPVYSVDVNQGNNNGYVTIPLAAEYALPGYIIRVIGSKSKGANYDLLLLERSYAEFAVGRFEFEGDWHSVETTVSLDSKTKSEGMKSLVTPAGWKIVESRNISSSDFELVGEKMSLDVYVPLHTQNVYWVGSVELWMSVPSSNKRIQIGQLQDIQPYFGNWKSYVFDVPAQALELLAEPHSDIRFQIVLNSADYIWIDNLRFAGTMAPNPVNKWIPLCPEDNGCNSTKPLRLHVNESISVVAEGDLWVEIVGFPNDWTPAKVHVGVSAEDGAPLTGYMTFESETIPFTGWYSENSFDFVPGQRYLLKLYNLGGRPYRLSAWTTGELLGVASLINQKNGYYNMNFLCYN; encoded by the coding sequence ATGAAATACTTTATCTTTATCTTATTTGTTTTTTCTGCGGCCTTTGCTGCTGAATCTCCATTTTCTCGTATTAGAATTACCGCTTATGATTCCGACGGAATACCATCGGAAGAAGTCCATGACGTTTCTATTTGCCTAGAAAGAAATCCTACAGCGGAAGAAAAACGAAAATATGAGGAAGTGATTGGTTTCTATGCCGATGGCATGTACGAGGCTACAAATGGAGCTAACTTTATTGGTAATGTGATTATTTATTCTGGTTCGAAAAATTGTTCAAATACAGATATAGATTGGAATAAATCGGGGCGGTGGCCTGGTGCTTCTGGTTCTTTTTATCAAGGGTGGGGTGGTATTGGTGTTTCTGATATTTGGTTCGATGGCTATAACCATTATCCCAAAATGGATGATGAAAAGGAAAGATTTAATTTTGGTATAACTTTAGTCCATGAAACAATGCATTTCCGTTATGGAATAGATGATGACTATTCGAAAACATCTTCTGAAAATTTTGGGGTACGTTTGATGGCTGATCCTGCAAAGGAAGTGATTACTGTTTCCCTCTTGAATTTAGATGATGAAAGCATCTATCGCTTTAAAACATGGTTGCTAACAACTTTTTCAAATGGAGCCCCTGTGTATTTTTTTCCTATTAAAGATGGACGAGTTCCTGAAGGGCTTGATTTAGGACCTGTTCCTTTGGGACGCGAGAAAGATTTTGGACATTTTGTAACGGATTATTTTATAATTGACCAAGTAGACGCTTCGCTTTTGGATAATGGTATTTATTCTTTTAAATTGAAAAAGTCCAATGGAGAACGTGTTGTTATGAAAGATTCTGGTTTGGATGCTTGGGGCTTTGATCGCCCTGATAATGTTGCTGTTGCTCATTCTTTAATGAATTATCAATATGATGTAGCTACATCTTCTATTTGCGATCCATACAATATTCAATGGCAGTGGGCTAATTTAAGCACATCTTTTAACATCAATCCTAGTTCACCTTTAAGCATTTGTTGTAGAGATGCGGATGGTAATTTATTGTCTGCATGGGATATTCTGACTCGAAATCCAAAGACTAATTTGGTAAATGGAGTGTATCCGGGTGATGATTTTAGGTATTGGTATAGGTCGCTTATAAAAAAGAAACCTAAAGAGACGGATGTTTTTAGGACTAAATCATTTTTGATGAATTATGATGAATACACAGGAAAAACTTTAGCTGGGTATGCAGAGTGGGTGCGTGATGAAACTTGTGGTAATGAAAAAAAATATGATTTGCCTTATATGAAAGTAGAACTTGCTGGTCGATCACCTTCTGAGTATCGGACGGAAACTCATAAACATTTGAATATTCAATGGCTAGATGAATCTAAAATGGAAACGATTGTACTTATTGATCGTTCTTCTAGTATGTCTAAAGTTTTTAAGGATCATCTAGGGAATATTATAAAAAAGAATGAAGGTGGAACGATGAAAAAAATAGATATGGCTCGTATGGCTGCAAAATTTGTTTCTCAGGGATTTGTTGATTTATCTTGGACGCCGAGTGCATCTGATGAAACTAAATCAAATGTGTCTGTTGGAGTTTATGCTTTTAATAAAAATCTTTTTGATGTATATGCAATACAGAAATCTCCTAATTCTGATGATATAGATATGAAAATAGATGGCGTTACGACTAAAGGGGCTACAGCTTTATTTGATGCTGTTTATACTGTTTTGGATTATTTTTCGGATAATCCTGCAAGTAAAAAAATGCTGTATGTGATTTCTGATGGATTGGATGTGTCTAGTACGCATACTAAGGAAGAGGTAATTCGTCGCTATAGAAATAAAGATGTTGCGATTCATACTTTTGCATATGGGAATGATGCTGATGTAGAATTACTGTCTTCAATGGCGGCCGAAACAAACGGTTCTTTTTATGAAGATGATGCTCGATTCCCGTTAAAAATAACAGATGTCGTGTCTACAGCTCTTTCTTCGTTTCCTGATAATGAGCAACTGATGTCTGCTTCTGTTGCTGCTAATCAAACATCTGCTGAAGTTTATGTTCCGAGCAGGACTAAATATGCTAAGATTTATGGATCCTATAAAGGAACCGCGATTTCTACTCCTGTTGAAATTATTTCAAAATCGGGAACTGTTTTACCGATGTTGATAAAAAACAATGCGTCTTTGAATGAAAATTATTTCGTGGCGGAAGTCGATTCTATAACATTGGCAAATTTGTCACAGTCGGTTATTAAAGTGAAAAACAAGTTGGTTGATGAAATAATTGATTTAAGAATTATTGCTACGAATGAATATCATGAACATTCCTTGAATGTGAAAATGACTCCAATGGGGTCTTTTGAATGGCCTGTTCAAAAATCATTTGTGGCTTCTGTTCGTAAGAATGAATCCTTGCTTGCTGATGTTGCTTTTTTTGGAAAATTGGTTGATCCAGATGGAGTTGCTCAAACATTTACATTGCGTGATGATGGTAGAAATGGCGATTTTCGTGCGGGTGATGGTATCTATTTTGCGACACTTCCGCCTATTAACAAAAATGGCCCTTATCAATGGGAAATTTTTGCTTCAAATAAAAATGGTCGCGCTCATACAACTCGGGTTGGTTCTTCTTTACCTGCTTCTTATCCGTTTGTTGAAAGGATTGATTATACTCCATTTGAGCTAGTCCGTAATGGTCAATTTGTTGTTCGTGGTTGCTGTAAAGATGAACCTTCGGAAAAATTGATACAACTTCCGCCGGAGACTCGTGTGAATGCGTTCTTGCAGTCAGGAAGTGATGAAGATCGTTTTGAAATTATCGGAACGCAGGTGGGGAAAAGTTATTCGTTGCGTTTGAGTTCTATGGATTTGTCTTCTTTTGATAAAATCCAGGTGTATTCGGCTGTGAATAAATCTGTTCCTGTTTACTCTGTTGATGTGAATCAGGGGAATAACAATGGCTATGTTACTATCCCGCTTGCTGCAGAATATGCCTTGCCTGGTTATATTATTAGAGTGATTGGTTCTAAGTCAAAAGGAGCAAATTATGATTTGCTTTTGCTTGAAAGAAGTTATGCTGAATTTGCTGTTGGTAGGTTTGAATTTGAGGGCGATTGGCATTCTGTAGAAACGACGGTATCCTTAGATTCTAAGACGAAAAGTGAAGGTATGAAAAGTTTGGTAACTCCTGCAGGTTGGAAGATTGTTGAAAGTAGAAACATATCTTCATCGGATTTTGAATTAGTTGGTGAAAAAATGAGTTTGGACGTTTATGTCCCGCTTCATACGCAAAATGTTTATTGGGTTGGCAGCGTTGAATTGTGGATGTCTGTGCCGTCATCCAATAAGCGGATCCAAATTGGTCAATTGCAGGATATTCAACCCTATTTTGGAAATTGGAAGTCTTATGTGTTTGATGTGCCTGCGCAGGCTCTTGAACTGCTTGCTGAACCTCATTCAGATATACGTTTTCAAATTGTTTTGAATTCTGCGGATTATATTTGGATAGACAATCTTCGTTTTGCAGGAACGATGGCTCCAAATCCGGTTAATAAGTGGATTCCTCTTTGCCCTGAAGATAACGGATGCAATTCAACAAAACCCTTACGATTGCATGTTAATGAGTCTATTAGTGTTGTTGCGGAAGGTGACTTGTGGGTTGAAATTGTTGGTTTCCCGAATGATTGGACTCCCGCAAAGGTACATGTTGGCGTTTCTGCTGAGGATGGTGCTCCGCTGACTGGATATATGACTTTTGAAAGTGAAACGATACCGTTCACTGGCTGGTATTCTGAAAACTCTTTTGATTTCGTTCCAGGTCAGCGTTATTTGCTAAAACTATATAATCTTGGTGGTCGTCCGTATAGATTGAGTGCTTGGACAACGGGAGAATTGTTGGGGGTTGCTTCGTTGATTAATCAGAAAAATGGCTACTATAACATGAATTTTTTGTGCTATAATTGA
- the rplU gene encoding 50S ribosomal protein L21 produces the protein MYSIVEAGGFQYKVELGKAYKLPLIDAAVGSELELKSVLLFSGKEVQVGTPVLNDASVKVEILAHGKEDTIIVFKKKRRTRYERRNGHRQGYTEVLVTELRSGAESAVVDPQVITRNRARVAALAKQKAQNKPLTRKEKIAQGLPKPAKVKKNSLRKAKEA, from the coding sequence ATGTATTCTATTGTTGAAGCAGGTGGTTTCCAGTATAAAGTCGAGCTCGGCAAGGCCTACAAGCTCCCGTTGATCGACGCCGCTGTTGGTTCTGAACTGGAGCTCAAGTCCGTCCTTCTTTTCTCCGGAAAAGAAGTGCAAGTCGGCACCCCTGTCCTGAATGATGCTTCTGTCAAGGTCGAAATTCTCGCCCATGGCAAGGAAGACACGATCATCGTGTTCAAGAAGAAGCGTCGTACTCGTTACGAACGTCGTAACGGTCATCGTCAGGGCTATACCGAGGTGCTCGTCACGGAACTCCGCTCTGGCGCTGAATCTGCAGTCGTAGACCCTCAAGTTATTACCCGCAACCGCGCTCGCGTGGCTGCCCTTGCTAAGCAGAAGGCTCAGAACAAGCCGCTCACTCGCAAGGAAAAAATCGCTCAGGGACTTCCGAAGCCGGCTAAGGTCAAGAAGAACTCTTTGCGTAAGGCTAAGGAGGCTTAA
- the rpmA gene encoding 50S ribosomal protein L27, which translates to MAHKKGQGSVRNGRDSNAKYLGVKKYAGETVKAGNIIVRQRGSHFHKGNNVGMGKDFTLFSLIDGKVKFERLDAKRQKVSVYSEEA; encoded by the coding sequence ATGGCACATAAGAAAGGTCAAGGTTCAGTACGTAACGGCCGCGACAGTAACGCCAAGTATCTTGGTGTTAAGAAGTATGCGGGCGAAACCGTCAAGGCTGGCAACATCATCGTTCGTCAGCGCGGTTCTCACTTCCACAAGGGCAACAATGTCGGTATGGGCAAGGACTTTACCTTGTTCTCCCTCATTGATGGCAAGGTGAAGTTCGAACGCCTCGATGCAAAGCGCCAGAAGGTCTCTGTCTATTCTGAAGAAGCCTAA
- a CDS encoding inositol monophosphatase family protein, which yields MKEMNTEDFLNVAKDLALKAGNLCLELQNNLGDVRYKSVKDVVTIADVSSEKLIVEGLRAAFPTHSIRTEEAGIIEGSDPRYRWIIDPVDGTVNFSRGIPLWGISIALHFEGKPLVAVVNLPKLGELYTAAKGMGAFMNNKQIHVSRESNATHAIVSNGDFNVGDAAKINAQNSHNFAREAETFERVKCLGSAVIEGCFTACGRIDCFVMTMSYPWDIAAIALLVEEAGGKSTHIDGTPMQFVDAEQVIFTNGLLHDTLVKTLQ from the coding sequence ATGAAAGAAATGAATACAGAAGACTTTTTGAATGTCGCAAAGGACCTTGCTCTTAAAGCGGGCAACCTTTGCCTTGAACTCCAGAACAACCTTGGCGATGTGCGCTACAAATCCGTCAAAGACGTTGTGACCATTGCCGATGTCAGCAGTGAAAAGCTTATTGTCGAAGGGCTTCGTGCGGCATTTCCGACGCACTCCATCCGCACCGAAGAAGCTGGCATTATCGAAGGCTCGGACCCGCGCTACCGTTGGATTATCGACCCCGTCGACGGAACGGTGAATTTTAGCCGCGGCATTCCGCTGTGGGGAATTTCGATTGCCTTGCATTTTGAAGGCAAACCGCTGGTGGCGGTTGTTAATTTGCCCAAACTCGGTGAACTCTACACCGCAGCAAAAGGCATGGGTGCGTTCATGAATAACAAACAAATTCACGTGAGCCGCGAATCTAATGCAACGCATGCCATTGTTTCGAATGGAGACTTTAACGTTGGTGATGCTGCAAAAATTAATGCGCAGAATTCGCACAACTTTGCCCGCGAAGCCGAAACGTTCGAACGCGTGAAGTGCTTGGGCTCTGCTGTGATTGAAGGCTGCTTCACGGCCTGCGGCCGCATTGATTGCTTTGTAATGACCATGAGCTATCCGTGGGACATTGCGGCTATAGCGCTCCTCGTCGAAGAAGCGGGTGGCAAGTCCACGCACATCGATGGCACTCCCATGCAGTTCGTCGACGCCGAACAGGTTATATTTACCAACGGCCTTTTACACGACACCCTCGTGAAAACTTTGCAATAG
- a CDS encoding acyl-CoA carboxylase subunit beta, with protein sequence MWDKSYLEKLSERNAKAQAGGGAARVEKQHSQGKLTARERLEILFDKGTFKEIGAMRLSQSIELPESKRIYGDGVVTGYGKINGRPVYACSQDFTVSGGSLGSAHAKKICHVMDLALDSMVPFISINDGGGARIEEGVSSLDGYSGIFARNTWASGVIPQISVILGPCAGGACYSPAITDFIFMTEKTSQMFITGPAVVKAVTAEVVTPDQLGGAGVHSSKSGVAHFVYKDDKECLEGVRNLLKYLPQSNTDKSVAQIGTIVDKSADIEEIIPDNFKRAYDVRDVLNCFADKDSFLEIQPEFAKNVVIGFIRLDGNVIGVVANQPKYLAGSLDVDASDKAARFVRFCDSFNIPILTLEDVPGYMPGTKQEHNGIIRHGAKLLFAYAEATVPRVTLILRKAYGGAYIAMNSKNLGADCVFALPIAQIAVMGAEGAVDILRRKEIAASAEPAKLREQYINEYEEKYLNPYIAAGNGFIDEVIEPKSVRDRLVSAFENLKNKKKAVLWKKHGNIPL encoded by the coding sequence ATGTGGGATAAATCGTATTTAGAAAAGTTGAGCGAACGCAACGCCAAGGCACAGGCCGGTGGCGGCGCCGCTCGTGTAGAAAAACAGCACTCCCAGGGCAAGCTCACCGCTCGTGAACGCCTTGAAATCCTTTTTGACAAGGGCACGTTCAAGGAAATCGGCGCCATGCGCCTTTCCCAGAGCATCGAGCTCCCGGAATCCAAGCGCATTTACGGTGACGGTGTCGTGACGGGTTACGGCAAGATCAATGGCCGCCCGGTTTACGCCTGCTCACAGGACTTCACGGTGAGCGGCGGTTCTCTCGGTTCCGCACACGCCAAGAAGATTTGCCACGTGATGGACCTCGCCCTTGATTCCATGGTGCCGTTTATCAGCATTAACGACGGCGGTGGCGCACGTATCGAAGAAGGCGTTAGCTCCCTCGACGGTTACAGTGGCATTTTTGCCCGTAACACTTGGGCAAGCGGCGTGATTCCGCAGATTTCCGTGATTCTCGGACCGTGCGCAGGTGGTGCTTGCTACTCTCCGGCTATTACAGACTTTATCTTCATGACCGAAAAGACGAGCCAGATGTTCATCACGGGCCCGGCTGTCGTGAAAGCTGTGACTGCAGAAGTCGTGACTCCGGACCAGCTCGGTGGCGCAGGCGTTCATTCTTCCAAGTCCGGCGTTGCACATTTTGTGTACAAGGACGACAAGGAATGCCTCGAAGGCGTGCGTAACTTGCTCAAGTACCTCCCGCAGAGCAACACAGACAAGTCTGTCGCCCAGATCGGTACAATCGTAGACAAGTCCGCCGACATCGAAGAAATCATTCCGGACAACTTTAAGCGCGCTTATGATGTTCGCGACGTGCTCAACTGCTTCGCCGACAAGGATTCCTTCCTCGAAATCCAGCCGGAATTTGCAAAGAACGTCGTCATCGGCTTTATCCGCCTCGACGGTAACGTGATTGGCGTTGTCGCTAACCAGCCGAAGTACCTCGCCGGTTCTTTGGACGTAGACGCTAGCGATAAGGCCGCACGCTTTGTCCGCTTCTGCGACAGCTTCAACATTCCTATCCTTACGCTCGAAGACGTTCCGGGTTACATGCCGGGTACGAAGCAGGAACACAACGGCATTATCCGCCACGGCGCAAAGCTCCTCTTTGCATACGCCGAAGCAACTGTGCCGCGCGTGACCCTCATCCTCCGCAAGGCATACGGTGGCGCATACATCGCCATGAACAGCAAGAACCTCGGTGCAGACTGCGTGTTCGCCCTCCCGATTGCACAAATCGCCGTGATGGGTGCTGAAGGCGCTGTTGACATTCTCCGCAGAAAGGAAATCGCCGCATCTGCAGAACCGGCCAAGCTCCGCGAACAGTACATCAACGAATACGAAGAAAAGTACTTGAACCCGTACATTGCCGCTGGCAACGGATTCATTGACGAAGTCATTGAACCGAAGAGCGTTCGCGACCGCCTTGTTTCTGCGTTCGAAAACTTGAAGAACAAGAAGAAGGCTGTGCTTTGGAAGAAGCACGGAAATATTCCGCTGTAA
- the fabD gene encoding ACP S-malonyltransferase: protein MISYVFPGQGSQFPGMGKDLFESNADVKSMFLKANEILGFNITDVMFNGTAEDLKQTKVTQPAVFLLSVAMAKVQGGKPDMAAGHSLGEFSALTATGAITFEAGLKLVAKRAEAMQKACELRPGTMAAVLGGSDELVEDACAQVKDAAVVPANFNSPGQVVISGEKAGIDEVAAYLTGKVKRVVPLQVGGAFHSPLMESARAELAKAIEETEFSTPVCPVYQNVDAKPHTDPNEIKANLLTQLTSPVRWTQTVKNMIADGATEFKELGPGEVLTNLIKRIQK, encoded by the coding sequence ATGATTTCATACGTATTTCCCGGTCAGGGCTCTCAGTTCCCAGGAATGGGCAAAGATTTATTCGAGTCGAACGCCGACGTAAAGTCGATGTTCTTAAAGGCAAACGAAATTCTCGGCTTCAACATTACGGATGTAATGTTCAACGGCACCGCAGAAGACCTCAAGCAGACGAAAGTCACGCAGCCAGCAGTGTTCCTGCTCTCTGTTGCTATGGCTAAGGTCCAAGGTGGCAAGCCGGATATGGCCGCTGGGCACTCGCTCGGCGAATTCTCCGCACTTACCGCTACGGGCGCCATTACGTTCGAAGCAGGCCTCAAGCTCGTTGCAAAGCGTGCCGAAGCCATGCAGAAGGCTTGCGAACTCCGTCCGGGCACAATGGCCGCTGTTCTCGGCGGTTCTGATGAACTCGTCGAAGATGCTTGCGCACAGGTCAAGGACGCCGCAGTTGTTCCGGCAAACTTCAATAGCCCGGGACAGGTCGTTATCTCTGGCGAAAAGGCTGGTATTGACGAAGTTGCCGCCTACCTCACTGGCAAGGTGAAGCGCGTCGTTCCGCTGCAGGTCGGTGGTGCATTCCACTCCCCGCTCATGGAAAGCGCCCGTGCAGAACTTGCAAAGGCTATCGAAGAAACTGAATTTTCGACTCCGGTCTGCCCGGTCTACCAGAACGTAGATGCCAAGCCGCACACGGATCCGAACGAAATTAAGGCTAACCTGCTCACTCAGCTCACCTCCCCCGTCCGTTGGACACAGACGGTCAAGAACATGATTGCAGACGGTGCCACCGAATTTAAGGAACTTGGCCCCGGCGAAGTCCTTACCAACCTTATCAAGCGCATTCAAAAGTAA
- a CDS encoding acyl carrier protein, translating into MANEEIKSKLKAFFMSDLGVDGDVLNYDTPLFGEEIGLDSVDSLEIISFVDDNFGVSMTGVAKENFQSIDTIAAFIEKNKA; encoded by the coding sequence ATGGCTAACGAAGAAATCAAGAGCAAACTCAAGGCATTCTTTATGTCCGATCTCGGTGTAGACGGCGATGTCCTGAATTACGATACTCCGCTTTTCGGCGAAGAAATCGGTCTTGACTCCGTGGACTCCCTTGAAATCATCTCCTTCGTCGATGATAACTTCGGCGTTTCCATGACTGGCGTTGCTAAGGAAAACTTCCAGAGCATCGATACTATCGCTGCATTCATTGAAAAGAACAAGGCTTAA
- a CDS encoding beta-ketoacyl-[acyl-carrier-protein] synthase family protein, which produces MTSNNCRCVVSGLGVICAVGNNVEETWKNALNSVSGIHKTTSLDTKNCYADLAAEVNCDTLDEIECPDEKDRASKLCIKAAKEALNDAGLGDFADSSRVSVIIGSCVGGVLSIEKYHCGGKDANEIPKMPIAAIASQVAESCHAGGIVTNVGNACAAGTISIALACDLIRAGKADVVIAGGSDSFASVPYSGFLSLHALDENGCSPFNHCNGITLGEGAGIVIVESLEHAEKRNAKRYCEILGAGVTSDAHHITAPREDGICLLEAMDRAVKNSGIKKTDIGYLNAHGTGTGKNDNAEINAFHKFFDEENPTLSVSSTKVMTGHCLGAAGAIEAVFSIKALTTNTVLPTLHYTAEDSEALKAKVGQMDYVQNTPRAKELECVMSNNVAFGGTNASIVFSKKPGDVQSQVAKDKKIAVTGVGIVSPLGNSKEAFLESVKNGKLPESASICSTVTNDDYKELGIKMAFYRKLDNLGQLQTVSGMRALKDANLTVTEDNAKQIGIIVGTSEGGLGATYDFQELITEAGNAGGSAFKFPHTVYNAAGGYLSILSGIKGYGVTITTGPLSGLDSIGYSMNVIHDGQEQVMMATGTDENLPIITEFCQKLNVAADKVVEPYSNSNGFVVGDGSVSIIIENEDYAKARGAKVYCYALGYGNGRKNVKFGHISGSDEVLDIAINAALKDAGVSANEIDAVCGFANGLKKLDDIEKAAYARVFGDKLANLPLFQVKERVGEGRAASAALAAAEAALMLGGELTEENAYFVANDGSVSKKKVATSGFKKILVTSFATGGSYNAVVLGK; this is translated from the coding sequence ATGACATCTAATAATTGTCGCTGTGTTGTTTCGGGCCTTGGCGTTATTTGCGCTGTAGGCAACAATGTTGAAGAAACCTGGAAAAATGCCCTGAATTCCGTCTCCGGTATTCACAAGACCACTTCTCTCGATACCAAGAACTGCTATGCAGACTTAGCTGCCGAAGTGAACTGTGATACACTCGATGAGATTGAATGTCCGGACGAAAAGGACCGCGCCTCCAAGCTCTGCATCAAGGCTGCAAAAGAAGCCCTCAATGATGCCGGTCTTGGTGACTTTGCTGATAGTAGCCGTGTAAGCGTCATTATCGGTAGTTGCGTGGGTGGTGTCCTCAGCATCGAAAAATACCATTGCGGCGGTAAGGATGCCAACGAAATTCCGAAAATGCCCATTGCTGCAATTGCTTCCCAAGTGGCTGAATCCTGCCATGCGGGTGGCATTGTGACAAACGTGGGTAACGCTTGTGCTGCCGGTACGATTTCCATTGCTCTTGCTTGCGACCTTATTCGCGCAGGTAAAGCCGATGTCGTTATCGCTGGTGGTTCAGACTCCTTTGCTTCTGTTCCGTATTCTGGCTTCCTTTCTCTCCATGCCTTGGACGAAAATGGTTGCTCTCCATTCAATCATTGCAACGGCATCACCCTCGGTGAAGGCGCCGGCATTGTGATTGTTGAATCTTTGGAACATGCCGAAAAGCGTAACGCTAAGCGTTACTGCGAAATTCTCGGCGCTGGCGTCACAAGCGATGCTCACCACATTACGGCCCCGCGCGAAGATGGCATCTGCCTCCTCGAAGCGATGGACCGCGCTGTCAAGAATTCTGGTATCAAGAAAACGGACATCGGTTACCTCAATGCTCATGGTACGGGTACCGGCAAGAACGACAATGCCGAAATCAATGCATTCCACAAGTTCTTTGACGAAGAAAATCCAACCTTGAGTGTTAGTTCGACCAAGGTGATGACCGGTCACTGCCTCGGTGCCGCGGGTGCAATCGAAGCTGTGTTCAGCATCAAGGCTCTTACGACGAATACCGTTCTCCCGACGCTCCACTACACTGCCGAAGATTCCGAAGCCCTCAAGGCTAAGGTCGGTCAGATGGACTATGTGCAGAACACTCCGCGTGCAAAAGAACTCGAATGTGTCATGAGCAACAACGTTGCTTTCGGTGGCACGAACGCAAGTATCGTGTTCAGCAAGAAGCCGGGTGACGTGCAAAGCCAGGTCGCTAAGGATAAGAAAATCGCTGTAACAGGTGTAGGCATTGTAAGCCCGCTTGGCAACAGCAAAGAAGCATTCCTTGAATCGGTCAAGAACGGCAAGCTCCCGGAATCCGCTTCCATTTGCTCGACCGTCACGAACGACGATTACAAGGAACTCGGCATCAAGATGGCTTTCTACCGCAAGCTTGATAATCTGGGACAGCTCCAGACTGTTTCCGGCATGCGCGCCCTCAAGGATGCAAACCTCACAGTCACCGAAGACAACGCAAAACAGATTGGTATCATCGTGGGTACTAGCGAAGGCGGTCTCGGTGCTACTTATGATTTCCAGGAACTCATCACTGAAGCCGGCAACGCTGGCGGTAGTGCCTTCAAGTTCCCGCACACAGTTTATAATGCCGCTGGTGGTTACCTCTCGATCCTTTCTGGAATCAAGGGCTACGGCGTCACCATCACGACGGGCCCGCTCTCGGGTCTCGATAGCATCGGCTACTCCATGAACGTTATTCATGACGGTCAGGAACAGGTCATGATGGCTACGGGTACGGACGAAAATCTCCCGATTATCACGGAATTCTGCCAGAAGCTGAACGTCGCTGCAGATAAGGTTGTGGAACCGTATTCCAACTCCAACGGCTTTGTCGTGGGTGATGGCTCTGTTTCGATTATCATCGAAAACGAAGACTATGCCAAGGCTCGCGGTGCTAAGGTTTACTGCTACGCTCTCGGTTACGGTAACGGCCGCAAGAACGTGAAGTTTGGCCACATCTCCGGTTCCGACGAAGTTCTCGATATCGCCATTAACGCAGCCCTCAAGGACGCGGGCGTTTCTGCAAACGAAATTGACGCTGTCTGCGGTTTTGCTAACGGTCTCAAGAAACTTGACGATATTGAAAAGGCTGCATACGCACGCGTGTTTGGAGATAAGCTTGCTAACCTCCCGCTCTTCCAGGTGAAGGAACGCGTGGGTGAAGGCCGTGCCGCTTCTGCCGCACTTGCTGCAGCCGAAGCTGCTCTTATGCTCGGTGGCGAACTTACCGAAGAAAACGCCTACTTTGTTGCAAATGACGGTAGCGTTTCCAAGAAGAAGGTCGCAACATCTGGCTTCAAGAAAATTTTGGTGACTTCCTTTGCTACGGGCGGTTCTTACAACGCTGTAGTTCTCGGAAAATAA